CTCTGCAACATTCGAACTgtgagcaggaagaggccattcagcctctccatttaacatggtcatggctcatctcaccTGTGCcttaactctactttcctgcccactccccaTAACCCATTTCTAACTAAAAATAAAACTATCTCCTCCTTGAATtgactcaatgtcccagcatccaccgcacTCTGGGGGAGTGAAGTCCACAGATCAGATTagcttcgattagattccctacagtgtggaaacaggctcttcggcccaaccccagtccacaccgaccctccaaagagtaacccacccagacctatttccatctgactaatgcacctaacactactggcaatttaacatggccaattcacctgatctgcacagctttagactgtgggaggaaaccagagcactcggaggaaacccacgcagacacggggagaatgtgcaaactccacacagacagtcgcctgaggcgggaatcaaacctgggaccctgatgctgcaaggcagcagtgctaaccactgagccaccgtgcctcccacaGATTCATGTTTCTTTGAGAAAATTTTagtttaaattcattcatgggatgtgggcatcactggctgggccagcatctaTTATCCAGATgggtggttaagagtcaacctcatTGCAGTGTGTCTATAGTCCCATggagcccagaccaggtaaggatggcagtttccttccctaaaggacattagtgaaccaggtgagctTTTTCTGACAATTGTTTTATGGCCATCACTAGatgtttaattccagattttcactgaattcaaattacaccatctgtTTCTGGATTTGTAGTCTAACAGTAACACCACCAAGCAgagtgacaatgctgtcactttgaaAAGGTTAACTTGTTTTGAAGAGGGAGTTTTAAtggcaatggaaggggagtgacCACTTCTCCCAGGTCAGGTCTTTGCTAGTTTGTTGTAGCTGTAGCTGTCACAAGACATGAGAGTCCAGGGGAGCTGTAGGCTTCAGTAAAGAATCACTCTGACGTtcctctgaaatctctctctggATATTGTTCCCTGCTGCCTGTGAGAAtcagtgtttgaatttaccttttcgccaaggggtgtgtttatgggatgttactatgttGGAACAGTTAGTTAGTAGCAGTTACTGTATCGGGGCGGCTAAGTTTTCCAGTATTTAAGTTATTCTAAGATACATTTTCTTTTGTTGGTGCTTCATTTGTGGTGTTcaagtaaattctgttttgcttaaagccgagtgttttgaccagctgcatcacacctggaatatcacACCGACCTTTAAAAGGTgaaaatgttagggtctaggctaacTTCTGAAAGaattttgaggggggggggggggtcgagcCTGGTCCATATCAAAGGATCACAAAGGGTGCTACAGAAATGCAAGTCTCCCTTTGTGGAGAGGTCCCTCATCACTGCCCTGTACCAGGGCAAAGACACAACCCGTAACAATATGCTACCTACAGCGTTGTTGGGGTGGAAGACGTAGGAAGCCGGTGAGTTGTCAACGATGACGAGATTGTTTAAGTCCCGCCCCAGCCGGCTGAGGTCTTTAACGTAATTGCCTTGGTGGAAGACACAGGATTCACGGAAGAGTCGGGCTctgaatgctccccacttgtCCAGGAGGTCGGCGACAGGATCTGCGTACTGCAACAAGCAACAGAAGTTAGGGTCACCTTAAGGCCAATGCTGATCAAAGCCAGACCGATTACCAAGGGAATAACTCCCCATTCAGACCGGTTACCTAGGGAATAACTCCCCATTCCAAACTCTCCTGCCTGGATCTTAACGTGGGTCCAATTCACTACCCAGTTCCTGTGCtcagtaacacaggaacaggaaaggccattcagccccttccacCTGTTCCATCAATCAAtgacagaagtcacacaacaccaagttacagtccaacaggttcatttagaatcattgagatgtacagcatggaaacagacccttcggtccaacttgtccatgctgaccaggtattctaaactaatctagtcccatttgccagcacttggcccatatccctccaaacccttcctattcatatacccatccagatgccttttaaatgttgtaattgtaccagcccccaccacttcctctggctgctcattgcatacacataccaccctgtgtgtggaaaggttgccccttaggtctcttttgtatctttcccctctcacctcaaacctacacccctctagttctggattctacgccctggggaaaagaccttgtctattcatcctatcctcCAGGTTGATTAAGAATTTTGGAGTTTGCAATCAGTCTACGTCGGGGACTTGTTCAGTCTCATCTCTCATTCCGAGAATGAGCCAATCAAaccattgctgcactccctctaagcCAAGTCCATCCTTCTTTAGGAAGGACCTTGTGGTGCAGCGGTAGCATCTGTACCTCTGgcccaggaggcccaggttcaagcccAACCCATTCCAGAGTGCACGCATCATAACAttgctgaacaggttaattaCAGAAAGACAGCCCCCTCCAGCATCAGAACCCTCCAGGGTTACCACACTCCTCTGATTCCGATCTCTTGCCCAACTCCAGTTTTCCATCACTATTGGCAGCTGTGCCTCCAAATtgggaatttcctccctaaacaTCTCTTCCTCTTTCCCTGTCCTCGCAGAACatagtacagcacaggagcagacctttcggcccatcatGTTGTACCagacatgacaccaaattaaacttacaaggcaaagcttttcactgtgcctcagtacacgtgacaataaattcaattcaatttaattcaacttatcccttctgtctgcccttggcccatatcccaccattccttGCACATTCcgtgcttatctaaaagcccctGAAACGCCCTGCCCCCACCACTActccctggcagtgtgttccacacccctaccacTCTCCATGTAataaaacttgcccctcacatctcctttgcactttccccctctctccttaaaaatatgctccctagttttagacatttcaactttgGGAAAAGGATTCTGACCATCAATCCTATctgtgcatctcataattttatacatttctatcaagtctcccctcagcctctgccgctCCAGAGAAAATGACCCaaatttttctagcctctccttatcgctcatACCCTCtgatccaggcaacatcctggtaaacctcttctgcaccctctccaaagcctccacatccttcttgtaatggggcgaccagaatttaacacaatactctaagtgtggcctaaccaaagtcttttgaagatgcaacatgacatcctgactcttgtactcaattccccaatCAATAAAGGTAAGCACACCATACAACGTCTCTACCATCCAATCTACTTGCATGGCCACTTgtagggagctatggacttgaaccccaagatccctctgtacatccacCTTTAGTATTCTTCATAAAACCAAGCTCTTTAAGCAAACCTGTGGTCACCTGATCTGACATCTCATATGGCCTTAAGTTTTGTTTTCCTAACACTCACGAAGAACCTAGAGCCGAGAGGAGCTCTCTTCACAAAAGATCGTGCTCGAAGGGCTTACACAGAAGGAACAGATCACTCCTCCATCCTGCCTCCTCCCAGGATACCACCCAATTCGGGGAAGAACGGGAATCTTGCAACCAGGGCAACAGGGACGGGGGGGAGGTACACAGGCAGACGGAGTGACAGGGGTGGGGATGGGAGGACTCACCTTGGAGAGGCTAGCTGTGAATAGCACACACTCAAAGAGCTCGCCCATTCTCCTCAAAAACTCGTCCACATAAGGCCTCTTCAAAACGTACACCTGAAACACAAGATGGCGCAGGTGAGGCAAAGAAAGCAAAGAGAGAAAAATGCCTCCTGTGAGCCAGCATGGccacaaggggctgaatggcctctctcagACTGCACTATCCATGATTTGACAACAagacactgggaaaaggtggaagGAGGGATCTTTTTTCGGCTGGGGAGAAGGGGAGGATGAGTaaaagggggatggagagaaaagagcaactggaggggcgagagaaggtggtggatgaacagaagagaagaaaggTAGAACAGAAAGAAGGGGAGAACGAGCAAAGGAGAAATGAGAGTGGATGAGGAtaaaaaaggaggaggagagcacCAAGCACAGGTTGGAGAGGAATATTCCAAATGAAAAAACCCGATAGATCTGGACTTTGATGCATCAGAGGTAAATGGGAATGGGGTTTGGGGCAAGAACACCATTCTGGGGAGTGTGTTAAGTCCCCTCAGACAATCGCAGCAACGAGACATTAACAACAGATACTCTCACACAGCCCTCGGGGACAGCAGGAAAGCGATGGGCAGATCGCAGTACGACGTAGTAGCTGGGTCCTGAGCCAAGTAGTCAAGGACAGGCCAGAGCCTGACTAACAGCCTATCCTGGATTACTTGAATCGAGCCACAGCTTCAGCAGATCTCCAGCCAGTGAGGAGCTTTGTTCAGCAAAAGATTAGATTCTGCCGTCCACCCCTGGTCAACGTCCAGGTCCCTACACACCAAAGCTGGGTCACGGAAACTATACCtgcaaccccctccccccaccccatcactgAGCAGCATACAGCTGGTTCAGCTTTCCCAGCGAGTGAGATCATCAGAAGCATTTACACAATGGTGGCCCTCGCGAGATCTAGAATCTTCCATTGCTTCacagcactgtccttccctcCCCACCAACGTGTCTTCACAACACAATCGATTTTACGCCACAGGCATCACAAAAATAAACGCGATACGTGTCTGTCTGAATGCACAgaaaggtgtcagagagagagagagagagagagcaaccaAGGGACAAATCTAGTTGAGGAACTCTGATTAATATCAGAAACAGCAGAAAGAAATATTGGGATTGAGTGCAGACAAATCCCTGGGAGCGGACAGGCTGACATTCCATGttatgagagagacagtgccaCGAGGATGGGAAAAGGCAAAGGGACCAGTCCTTCGAGGGAGATGACCGGTGGTGGTTGAACCagaggtcaccacacctcaggtgagggcaGAGGTTGAGAAGGGTCATGGtgatctcagccagtgcaggaactgaacccacactgctGGCATTGTGCAATGTCTCTTTACATTGACATCAtgcccaccccaccccagtgaCCCTTACAGCCCCCTTTGCTCTCTTTTGTCCCCTACAACAGGAGCTGACCTCACTTTTAGGACCTTCCTTAGTTAGGGGCAGGGTGCAATTCATCACTGGATTCCCTCCATTCCCAAACTGTTCcagtagagtcatggagatgtacagcatggaaacagacccttcggtccaacctgtccatgccgaccaaatatcccaacccaatctagtcccacctgccagtacctggcccatatccctccaaacccttcctattcatatactcatccaaatgcctcttaaatgttgcaattgtaccagcctccaccacttcctctggcaggtcattccatacacgtaccaccctctgtgtgaaaaagttgccccttaggtctcttttatatctttcccctctcactctaaacctatgccctctagttctggactccccaacctcagggaaaagactttgtctatttatcctatccatgcctctcataattttgtaaacctctataaggtcacccctcttcactatcctatctacctgcaactttagAAGTTGACAAATGGAAATAAAATGCAATTCCACTTTGAGAATGCGGTTTCTTTTCACAGAAGGGAATCACAAATGGCAAATCTGATGAAAATATTGGAGAGTACGGCCATTCCCAGGGAATCGAAGAGGCACGTTTTTTGTCTCACAGGGTGATGGGTTTGAGTCACGCTTGTCAACTCAGTGTTAAACACAGCCCATTGTGGCTCAGGAACCCCTCTCTGACACAGCTGTCTCTAATGCAGAGGAAGAAAGTAAGTAAGGAAGTGCATCATTCTCCAGACTTGGTTTTGTCTGGCTCCTTTTCACAGGCCTCTGTTTCTGCTCACCTTTCCAAACAGTCAGCCTCCACATGTAACAGCTATCAATGACTGTGTCCTTCAGGGTCAACGTGCACTCTCATACCTCACCTGTTGTAGGGATATGACTCACTGTCCAGATGGTCTACAGATAAATGGCCATTGTCCTTCCAACAAACACAGCTGAGCCAGCCCAGATATTGTTGGTTTAGCAATGAGGGTAGGCTGATGGAAAAACACAATCCAGGACCTTGGAGTTGGTGACCTAGTCCTGCCAAGTGATGTTGAGGAAATATCGGAGATAGGGAATGGAGAAGTTTTTCAGCTTTGCCCCTGGCTAGAATTTGTTCTCCAGATCTCATCAGCATTGAGGAGTGAGCTGAGGACACAGGCTTGGTAAACTGGTGATCTCAGTCAGCTTGCTGTTATTCCACACTCAACTTGTACTGAACAGCTGCAGTGTTTGAAATGCTCGAATTGATTTCAGGATCAAGCAGATTATTGATGATCACGGAGCTTAGATGTGTGAAGCTATCAAGAAACCCCACCATCATATTGTCAATGCAGAGAGATAGTGACATGGCAACACCCTGGACAGTGACATGTGTCTGCCTGATGCTGATGTCAAacaggtgagggggtggggggcaggtgATATAACATATTGGGATCATGTACAATGGGGTGGGTTTGATCCATTGGGATCATGTACAGTGGGGTTCTGTGCAGTGGAATATTAGCTAACAAGGTTTCTTTAATGATAATTTGAGAGTTTCACAGTCACTGAATCAACACCAGCTGGTCGCTCCTGCAGTGGTATTTGAAACTAATGCCCATCACTCTGCCCAGGCTTGGGCTGGCGATGCCAATAGCCATGACTGACCCATTACTGTCGCCAGTCCAGTTGCCCACCTCTGCCAGGAGCAATCGCCCTTCCTGCCGATTCTCCCATTCGGTAAAGTTTTTTGACTCTCACCTGATGCACGTTGCCATCAATCTCCACGGGAATGATGAAGTCTGCATTGCTCACCGGCTGTTGGGAGGGAAGGCAGCATTGAATCAGGAGTCTGTGTTCAACCCTTACTCTCCCCTCACACCAGATTGCCCTTCATTCCACCATCCCAACACCACCACCCACCTGCCCCCACACACCACAGCCCTTGGGTCCATCTAGTCATTGGTCACACTCCTGCCTGACTCAGACCTTGCGATGAGGTCATTGAAACTTTGGACTTATACGCTAGCCTATTCGATAAGCTCATGGCTGCTGTGACTGTGGTCTCAACTCCCAAATCTGCAACCACCCCACGCTCTCCACTCCTTTCTGTATCAGATACCTAACAGAGCTGTGAATACATTCACTGACGCAGCCTCCACTTATCACTGGGGAAGGAAATTCCACATTCCCGAGAGGAAAAAaatctctcctcatttctgtctgaAAACAAAGACCTCCTTCTTAAACGGTGCTCCTTGGCTCTAGCCTCCCACACAAAGAGGAAGCAGCCTCCCAGACCGCACTCCGTCAAGCTGCCTCATGTTtcaatacatcacctcacattcttcAAACCTCCAATGGATCTAATACCCtcaaacctctcttcataaaataaGCCCTGAATgtgttgagtgaatcttctctcctctgcttCTAATACTGTTGTATCTCTTTCCAAATAAGACCTTTCCAAACTGCACAAAGTGCTCCAGAATTGACCTGCTCATAGAGCTGGAATAAAACACccttatttttattttccatttgcCTTGCAACAAATATTTCACTCACCTTCCTAagcacttgctgtatctgcaGACTAATGTTTTGTGTTTCACGcaccaggacacccagatccctctgcactgccaAGCTCTGCAATCTCCAATCCTGCCTCAGGTCCCACAAGCCCAATGATTCAGGCTGCTCCTTCCAGGGCCATGCCAAGGGAGTGTTGCGCTTCCAACAATGTCAACTTTCAGATGACAAGCTCAGCTGAGCCCTAGGTAGGTCTTATTCAATGTACATTATTTGGTCTGGTCATTATTTCAAAGAGCAGGGCATTTCTCCCTTGTGATCTGACCAACATTTATCTTTAACCCATGTCAGTAAATGAACAGACCAGCTGCTCTTTGATACTTGAGGAAGATTGCGGTGTACAAATCAGCTGTGACATTAATATCTGGTCAATCACAACGTGGAGCTCAGTAAATGTCTTTATTTGCTTAAAAAGAGACAGACGGTCCCTGTTAATTATACACAGGTATTGCAGAGggacctcgattatctgaaggacatgggcaggtgatcgaatgccagataacataggtTAAGCAAGCATCGGGGCCTTGCAATCTTGCCGAATAATCCagaattcggataattgaatgccggataatcgaggttcctctgtactcatTTCTGGGcgccctcttgtggtgcagtggtttggtgtctatctctgagccagaggcctgggttcaagtctggCCTGCTCCAGAGGGATGTAATACCTTCTGTAAACAGGGGCaagattagaaaaataggttaaatttttaaaaatgatgatTAATATTGAGTGTGAAATGAGCTGCAAGACTGAGTAGTTAATAAACTCTGTCCAAAAGGAAGGTGCCTTGGTTTTCGATCTCACTGACTGTTTTGGATTCAAATAAATGTGCTGTGTTTCCCAAATTTAAATGTCAAATAAAGTAAAGTCTGTGCATCAGCTTGAGGATCTAAAAAAACAATGCTACGGTAATGTTAGCGTATTCTATTGGTTTTGGGGAAGGGGGCTGTTGCAAGGATTGGCCTGGGTGGTCCACTCCAGGGATTAGAGACGGATTTTATTGAGTAAAATGGAGGTGGAGACACACTGTGCCCTTCTCTTCAACAGCTTGTTCATAAAAATATGGGAAACTGTTCAACTAGGTGGGAGGGGATGGGATGAGATCAAACTTCCACTAATACATAAAACGAGAAGCAGTAATCCCATATTCACAGCATCTATCGACTCTCTGGGACCCTGCAGTCCAAATTCAGGGAAAAAGCAGCCATGACTCCCATTCAGCAGAAGGACagattcttcccccccccccaccccgctcaCTGAGCTACACTGGCCCTCACTTTAAGGAGGGGCGAGAGGAGGCTTTGTGGAAGGAATTCCAGAGGCTGGGGACCAGGAAGCTGAAGTTGTGGATGCCAATGGTGGAATGATGGGAGTCGGGAGATGGGCAAGAGACCTGAACTCGAGGGGTTACAACTGCTCAACCTGAACTAAGGGTTGGGAGATGGTGATAAAATGAGTCACTCCGTTCCCACCATCACCCCATACCAACCCACTTCACCCTCACTACCTCTCCGCATCAACCCATTTCACGCTCACCAGCACCAAAAAACCAGGATAGAATGGGGGGCAGGGGTACTGTAACtaatattttataactgcctcccaACTCCTAGTTTGTAGGATAGGACAGGATTGTTATCGTCGCAGCGTCTCCAGGAATGACCAAGTGACCCAAAAGGTTTCTGAGACTCAATCATGAAATGGTCAGGAAACCTGGCTGACCAGAGGGGGAGCTCTCGAGCAATTACAGTGATCAAACCCAACTCACTCAGACGTGGCCCAAGGCAGAGGATGATAGCGTTGTAGTAATATCACTGGGTTAGTAACCCAGAGGCCTGGGCTAATGCTTAAAGGATGtgggttcaaaccccaccatagctgctggtgaaatttaaattcaatggtCTGTATTGAGCCAGCAATGCATTGAGgtgaagggcaattagggataggcaacacaAATTTCAttgggagagagactggggtccaTTGCTGTAGAGTCTCGTGTGGCTGGGAGGTCACCCTTCACTCACCAGATGCTTTCTTCATCCAACCAGAGGGCCAGATCCCAAACTGGAACAAGGAGTCAGTGTGCTGGGGAGGACGGTGTGGACGGCAGAAacaaataaaacgtgacaaaatGTGGAGAAAGTAAATGATTAACACACCTTAAACGAGCTGTGAACTAAAGTCTCATCGAGGTCAATGACAACACATTTCTTCCCACTGTCCTGAACCTTGACTTCAGGGAGGAGGTGGTGGTCaacagcagtctgtgtgtttgttaaaaaaaaccAGTAAGAACAGATAGGCACAAACCCAGCAGAGGTACACATGATAAAGGATGCAATATTATCATGAGTAAAACCAAACCTATGTGTATACCACACAAGAAGAATCCAGCCCTCAACCAGAGACAGCAAACCCAGAATGGTCCTCTTCAGTTTGGGAAATCAAGCATCTTGAAAAATCCCTCCATAGACTTACCATCCAATCTCCTCCAGCTCAATCACCCTCCACTTTCCAGCATCCCTCAGTTTTAatggaaaacaacaaatgctggaggtcacagcaggtcaggtagcatctgtctGACCCACTAGGATCTCCACCAGCAGTATagattcctgcatctgcagtaagTTGCTCCTCAGTTTTAATACAGGTTTACAAATGTGAcacctggacttcaggggttaggTTACAATTGGAGGTTATACAAATGAGGCCTGTTTGATCTacaatttagaaggttaaggggtggtCTGATCAacgtcttcaagatattaacagggaaAACCATGGTAAAGGGAGATAATCTGCTTctactggttggggattctagaccTAGGGGCATAGTCTAAGAATGAGGGCCagagcattcaggagagatgttaggaagcactttgacTGGCACTAGGTGAGAGGGGTTTGGAACTATCTCcaacaaatggcagtggatgctggatcagttgttaattttaaatcggAGATTGATAATTTTTATTAAGCCAAGgtgttaagggatatgggccaaaggcaggtaaatggagttaGATCACAGACCAGCCCTGATCTCATTAAgtggctggaggggctgaatggcctcctcctgatccTATGTTCTTATAATTGCTCCTCTGGGATTCTGACCTTAAaggtctctgcctctctctcctcgACAAAGTTTTATGTTGTAAACAATCTCCTTGCTCAAAGTTTGGGTCAGCAGCCCATTATTTGGTTCAGTATTAATGACTTTGCATGAGATCTCTGGCATTGGGTCACTACAGTAAACGTACCACATGGGTGCAAGCGGTTTACAATGGAGAACGGCCCAAACTGGATGCCGATTTTCCAAGGGGTCCTTAGCTTTCTCTCCCTCGTGTGTTTATCCAACAGCCTCTGAAATGCATGCCAGTTATTCACCTCCACCATGCCCTGGGGATGCAAGGTCCCACAGTCTCACAGCTGGGTGAGTAAACAACTTTctcaggagaaagcagagactCTCTCAGATTGACGCCCGAGAATTCCTGGTCTTTCCCAAAGTTGGAAAATCTCCATTGCCGTCCTCTCAAGTCAGCACAAGCTGAAGAAGAGATATACTCAACTcggaatgttaactctgtttttctctctctccccacagatgctgccagattctAAAGAGTTCTGTCAGGACACCCTTTATCCAGCTTTGACGGGGTTGCTTTGTTTTTGGGTCACTGCGAAGTATTTGAATTTGTAACCTTTCAGTTCTAAAGCCATCACTTTGCGAGATGCCCTTTGCTTCCTCTTAACAGCCAAGGCATTACTCCGAAAGCACTCCCTCCAGACTCTGCATCTAACTCGAAGCCGAGGGACCAGAATACTCTCTGTTCTTCCTAAACTGAAAAACAATCAGCAAAAAAAAAGGACATTTTTCTAATGGTGCGGTGTAGGAAAAGGCCAGGAGGGATCACTGCTTGTGAAATTCAACCTCTTtctaaataaaacaaaacaagagGGGCTAAAGGGGAAGGTTTGAGGAGGGTTTTTAAATGTTTCCTACTCAGCTTTCTGATTATCGCTGCTGTCAATCAGTGCCCCCGCTTCCCCTGCACTCCCCTCAACCACCCTTCCCCCGAggttgcccccccacccccacccccctagCAGTCCTACATTCTTCACATTCCATTCGCCTTGCTATTTTGTTTTCGAACAAGGAGCTGGACACCACTGATTGACAATGTAGCGGCACTGCCACCTTCTGGTAGAGGAAAGAACAACAGGTCTGAGTGAGGTTGGGGCAGAAGACTGGGAGATCCTGTAGCCTGCTAGATTCATgatatggagatgccagtgttggactgggtgtacacaagttaaaaaatcacacaataccaggttatatccaactgtttaattggaagtactagctttcggagcgccgctccttcatcaggtgattgtcaaccacctgatgaaggagcatcgctccaaaagctagtgcttctaattaaacctgttggactataacc
The genomic region above belongs to Chiloscyllium punctatum isolate Juve2018m chromosome 10, sChiPun1.3, whole genome shotgun sequence and contains:
- the LOC140482478 gene encoding carboxy-terminal domain RNA polymerase II polypeptide A small phosphatase 1-like, which produces MDNMSIITQVSKEELRTPLREKGRLSVSSKKLRQRSILHTIFCCLAHSEDDGDQALSNRNNNTSQVPDGKNSTSQTAVDHHLLPEVKVQDSGKKCVVIDLDETLVHSSFKPVSNADFIIPVEIDGNVHQVYVLKRPYVDEFLRRMGELFECVLFTASLSKYADPVADLLDKWGAFRARLFRESCVFHQGNYVKDLSRLGRDLNNLVIVDNSPASYVFHPNNAVPIASWFDDMSDTELLDLIPFFERLSKEEDIFTLLQEHQSR